The window GCGCCGCTGTTTCTGCCCTACCTTTCCGGCGAACGCACGCCGCACAACGATCCGCAGGCCAGCGGCGCGTTTCACTGTCTGAATCACGCCCACGGCCGGGCGGCGCTCGGTTATGCCGTGCTGGAGGGCGTGGCGTTCGGCATGGCGGATGGGCTGGCGGTCATGCAACAGGCAGGCACCCGGCTGGATCAATGTTCGCTGATTGGCGGCGGCGCCCGCAGCGAACGTTGGGCGCAGCTGATGGCGGACGCGCTCAATGTGCCGATCGTGACTCACCCGGGCGGCGAAGCCGGCGGCGCCCTGGGCGCGGCGCGGCTGGGCCAGCTGGCGGACGGCGGCGCCGAGGCCGAGGTGTGCCGTCGGCCGCCGGTTGAACGGCGTTACCTGCCGGACGGCGCCGTGCAGCCGATGCTCAATCAACGGTTGGACACCTATCGGCGGCTCTATCAACAGCAGCTCGCGCTGCGCCAGGCGCTGCATCAATAAACACCCTACACCCGCCGGCCGAGGCCGGCCCAGGAGCTCGCTATGCAACAAACGCACAAGCACTGGTTCGGACTGCCGATGAACCTGCTGTGGGGTTATATCGCCATCGCCGTATTTATGAGCGGCGACGGCTTTGAAATGGCCTTTTTGTCCAAGCACATCACCGATATGGGCTTCTCGCCCACGCAGTCGGCGCTGGTGTTTACCCTTTACGGGCTGGCCGCCGCGCTCGCCGCCTGGAGTTCCGGCGTGGTGGCAGAGATCATTACGCCGCAGAAAGCGATGCGTATCGGCTTTATTTTGTGGGTGGTGATGCATGCGCTGTTTATGCTGTTCGGGCTCGGCATGAAAAACTATCCGTTGATGCTGCTGTTCTACGGCGTGCGCGGCCTGGCCTACCCGCTCTTTATCTACTCCTTCGTGATGCTGGTGGTGCAGAACGTGCCGAAACATCAGCTTTCTTCGGCAATGGGCTGGTTCTGGGCGATGTACTCGATCGGCATCGGCTGCGTCGGCAGCTATCTGCCAAGCTTCACCATTCCGCTGATTGGCGAAACCGGCACGCTGTGGTTCGCCATCGTCTGGGTGCTGACCGGCGGCCTGATGGCGCTGGCGCTGCTGCGCAACGTCGGCGTCGCCGGCGGCAAAGCCGATCTGACGACCAAAGAGAAGCTGAAGGAGCTGTCGCGCGCGGTCACCATTCTGTTCACCAATCGCAATATTTTCCTGTCTTGCCTGATCCGTATCATCAACACGCTGTCGCTGTTCGGATTCGCCGTGATCATGCCGATGCTGTTCGTCGGCCGCCTCGGGTTCAGCATGTCGGAGTGGCTGCAAATCTGGGCGGTATTTTTCTTCGTCACCATTTTCACCAACGTAATGTGGGGCATTTTGGGCGAAAAGATAGGCTGGATGCGGCAGGTCCGCTGGTTTGGCTGCATCGGCTGTGCGCTGTCCAGCCTGGCGTTTTACTATCTGCCGCTCTACTTCGGCCATAACTTCTGGGCGGCATTGATTCCTGCGGTGATGTTGGGCATCACGGTGGCGGCCTTCGTGCCGATGACGGCGGTATTCCCGGTATTGGAGCCCAATCACAAGGGCGCGGCGGTCTCTATCTATAACCTGTCCGCCGGGTTGAGCAACTTCGTCGCCCCGGCGATCGCTTCGCTGGTGCTGCCATTTTTCGACATCGTCGGCGTGGTGTGGGTATATACCGCGCTCTATCTGGTGGCGGCGGTGCTGACGCTGCTGGTCAAGGTGGAACAACCGGGGCACGGCCGATTATCTCAGCCGGGCCCGGCGGCAAACGCGCTGCTCAGGGATGCCGGTCACTGACCGGGGTAATAATCGGGCGGCACGCCGCTGCCTGCCGCCTGCGGGTAATAATCCGGCGGCACCGGGGAGCCCTGCGGCGCGTCATCGCCGTAGGCCACCGGCACCTTGTTGCCTTTGGCGTACATGCACTGGGTGTAAACCCTGTCGTAGCTGTCCTGCAGGTCCTCACTGCTGCGCGACGAGGAATTATTGGCCAGCGCGCTGCCCACCAGCAGGCCGCCGCCCGCCCCGACCAGCGCACCCGGCCCGGCATGGCCGGATGCGGCCCCCATTAACGCCCCGGCGGCCGCGCCCACCAGGGTGCCTGCCGCCGCCGTGCCCGCCGCATTATTGGCGGCGGTTTGGGCGCCGCCGCCGATGCTGCCTTGCGCATAGCTGCGGCACTGCGCCTCGTCGCGGTTAAATTGTTCGTAACTCTTGCCGGTGCCGGGCAAGGCGGTCACGTCCGGCCCGGAAGGCGGGGAGACGCAGCCGGACAACAGCGCTGCCAGCGCCAACGGCGGAAAAGCCAAAAAGGGTTTCATCGCACGCCACCTTGCCATTACCGGGAAACCGGGCTGTCTGGAACAACTTTCATCCACCCGTCGGGGCAGCGCGCCACCTGCGGGTAATAACCCGCCGGGCGGCGACAGTAATAGGCGTAATTCGGCGCCTTCTCTATATAGGTTTGCGGAGGTGGCGGCGTGACATAAACCACCGGCGGCGGCGCGTAATAAACCGGCGGCGGCCCCCACGGAATGCCAATCACCACCCGAGGGCCGTAGTAACCATGCCCATAATAGCCGTGGCCATAATAGCCGTGGCCGTAGTAACCGTGGGCAAAAGACGCCGCGCTGGCCGACATCAGCACCCCTGCCGCCGCCATCAACAGTATGAGCTTTTTCATCATCTGCTCCTGAATATGATCCTCTTTGTCATGCAGCATAGCGCCGGCCCCGGGCGACTTTACGGCGGCGATTGGGATGAATGCGACAAGCTTTCGCCAACAAATGTGTCAAATCTTGATTGATTCATGCGGCTTAAAAATCTCGGGCCGCCATAAGCGCGTACAGGCCGCCGATAATGCGCGTCAGCCACTTTCGGCGCATTTTAGCGGCCAGCGTAAGTGGCAAATAAATTTAATGACTTCAGTCCCATACAGAACAACACCCGGCTTGTGTGCGCAAAATTCGCACAGAATATCCCTGATCTTGTTAATGCTACCCTTATCACCTGCGGCAAAAGATGTTAAAATTGACACATATCAATTATTGAATGAGCGTAATCTATGATCCCGGAAAAACGCGTGATTCGTCGTATTCAGTCTGGTGGTTGTGCGATCCATTGTCAGGACTGCAGCATCAGCCAACTGTGCATTCCTTTTACCCTTAATGCCCACGAGCTGGACCAGCTCGACAACATTATCGAAAGGAAAAAGCCGATTCAGAAAGGCCAGACCCTGTTCAAGGCCGGCGACGAACTGAAGTCGCTGTACGCAATCCGCTCCGGGACCATCAAGAGCTATACCATCACCGAACAAGGCGATGAGCAGATCACCGGCTTCCATCTGGCGGGCGACCTGGTGGGCTTCGACGCCATCGGCGGCCTGAAGCACCCCAGCTTTGCACAGGCGCTGGAGACCGCGATGGTGTGCGAGATCCCGTTCGAAACCCTGGACGATCTGTCGGGAAAAATGCCTAACCTGCGCCAACAAATCATGCGCCTGATGAGCGGCGAGATTAAGGGCGATCAGGACATGATCTTGCTGCTGTCGAAGAAAAATGCCGAAGAACGTCTGGCGGCCTTCGTATACAACCTGTCGCGCCGCTTCGCGGAACGCGGATTCTCACCGCGCGAGTTCCGCCTGACCATGACTCGCGGCGATATCGGCAACTACCTCGGCCTGACGGTAGAAACCATCAGCCGCCTGCTGGGCCGCTTCCAGAAAAGCGAGATCCTCAGCGTAAAAGGCAAATACATCACCATCGAAAACGCCGACGCGCTGTCGGTGCTGGCCGGCACGCCGCGCATCAACGTGACGGTTAACGCCTGATCCCCCATCGGATCAGCAATTCGCCGAAATTGTTGATCCGACACGCTTCTGTTGCTGTTCTGTTTTTCAATGTTGGGTTACTCTGTAAATTGACAGACTGTTGATTTCAGCTGTAAGGAGGCCCTATGGCGAAGTATCAGAATCTTCTGGTGGCTATTGACCCCAATCAGGACGATCAGCCGGCGCTGCGCCGGGCGGTGTACCTGGTAAAGCGGAACGGCGGGCGCATCAAGGCCTTCCTTCCTATCTATGACTTCTCTTACGAGATGACGACCCTGCTCTCACCGGACGAACGTACGGCGATGCGGCAAGGCGTGATCAGCCAACGCGCCGCATGGATCAACGAGCAATGTCGTTTTTATCTCGACGAAGGCGTACCTATTGAAATCAAAGTGGTCTGGCATAACCGCCCCTTCGAGGCCATTATTCAAGAAGTGCTGAGCAGCCAACACGATCTGCTACTGAAAATGGCGCACCAGCACGACCGGCTGGAATCCGTCATTTTCACCCCCACCGACTGGCATCTGCTGCGCAAGTGCCCTTGCCCGGTGTGGATGGTCAAGGATCAACCCTGGCCGGAAGGCGGCAAAGCGCTGGTGGCGGTCAACCTGGCCAGCGAAGAGCCTTATCACGACCCGCTCAATATCAAACTGGTGCAGGAAACCGTCGAACTGGCGGAAAACGTCAACCAAACCGAAGTGCACCTGGTGGGCGCCTATCCCGTTACCCCAATCAATATCGCCATCGAACTGCCCGACTTTGACCCCAGCGTTTATAACGACGCCATTCGCGGCCAGCATCTGATCGCCATGAAGGCGCTCAGGCAAAAATTCTGCATCAAAGAAGAGTTTACCCACGTCGAAAAAGGCCTGCCCGAAGAGGTGATCCCGGACCTGGCCGAACACCTGCAGGCGGGCGTGGTGGTGTTGGGAACGCTCGGCCGCACCGGCATCTCCGCCGCCTTTATCGGCAACACCGCGGAACATGTGATCGACCATCTGAAATGCGACCTGCTGGTGATTAAACCGGAGAACTTCAACTGCCCGATCGAGGCGGATGAAGACGACGAACACGACGACGAAGATTAAGCTGCGCGCATAAAAAAACACGGGCCAAACGGCCCGTGTTTTCATTTTGCTGCCGCGTTACTGTTGCAGCGCGCGCAGGATCGCTTCCACACTCTCTTTGGCATCGCCAAACAGCATCTGGGTGTTCTCTTTAAAGAACAGCGGGTTCTGCACCCCGGCATAGCCGGTATTCATTGAACGCTTGAAAGCGATCACGTTCTGCGCTTTCCACACTTCCAGCACCGGCATGCCGGCGATCGGGCTGCGCGGATCTTCCAGCGCAGCCGGGTTCACCGTGTCGTTGGCGCCAATCACCAGCACGGTGTCGGTATCCGCGAAGTCATCGTTGATTTCGTCCATCTCCAGCACCACGTCATACGGCACTTTGGCCTCCGCCAGCAGCACGTTCATATGGCCCGGCAACCGCCCGGCGACCGGGTGAATGCCGAAACGCACCTTGATGCCGCGCGCGCGCAGTTTCTCGGTGATCTCCGCCACCGGGTACTGCGCCTGCGCCACCGCCATGCCGTAACCTGGGGTGATGATCACCGAAGTGGAGTTCTTCAACTGCTCAGCCACCTCTTCTGCGGTGGTTTCACGGTATTCGCCCATCTCTTCGGCGTTACCGGTGGAAGAACCGTCGGTGCCGAAGCCGCCCGCAATCACGCTGATAAACGAACGGTTCATCGCCTTGCACATGATATAGGACAGAATCGCGCCCGAAGAGCCGACCAGCGCACCGGTGACAATCAGCAGATCGTTGCTCAGCATAAAGCCCGCCGCCGCCGCCGCCCAACCCGAGTAGGAGTTGAGCATCGACACCACTACCGGCATATCGGCGCCGCCGATCGACGCCACCAGGTGCCAGCCGAACGCCAGCGCAATCGCCGTCATCAGCAGCAGCGCCACCACCTGCCAACCTAGGCTGTCGGCGCGTACGAACGCCACCAACAGCAGGAAGGACACCACCAGCGCCGCCAGATTCAGCTTGTGGCGGTTCGGCAGCGTCAGCGGTTTGGACGAAATAATGCCGCGCAGCTTGCCGAAGGCGACGATCGATCCGGTGAAGGTCACCGCACCGATAAAGATGCCGAGGAATACTTCGGTCAGATGGATATTTTCCATCACCGGCTCCATCGGCGCGCCGTGGTCCAGGTAACTGTTGAACCCCACCAGCACCGCAGCCAGGCCCACAAAGCTGTGCAGCACCGCCACCAGCTCCGGCATCTCGGTCATTTCGACCTTTTTGGCCAGATAAACGCCGATCGAACCGCCGATGATCATGGCGATAATGATCCAGCCGACGTTGCCGGAATCCGGCCCCAGGATGGTGGCGATCAGCGCGATCGCCATGCCGGCGACGCCGAACAGGTTGCCCTGCTTTGAGGTCTCGTGGCGCGACAGACCCGCCAGGCTGAAAATAAACAGAATAGCGGCAACAATGTATGCAGCTGTAACTAATCCTCCAGACATTTGCTACCCCTTAGTTCTTGCGGAACATCTTCAGCATGCGCTGAGTGACGGTGAACCCACCAAAAATGTTGATGCTGGCGATCAGTACGGCGATAAAGGAGAGGAAACTCACCCAACCGCCGTGGCCAATCTGCAGTAAGGCACCGACCACGATAATTCCTGAGATCGCATTGGTCACCGACATCAACGGGGTATGCAATGCATGGCTGACGTTCCACACCACGTAGTAACCCACCACGCAGGCCAACGCGAACACGGTAAAGTGAGACAGGAACTCTTTCGGCGCCGCATCCGCCAGCCAGCCGAACAGGATAATCGCCAACGCGATCGGCCCGTATTTCAACCACGGGGATACCGGTTTGGCCGCAGGTTTGGCGACCGGCGCGGCGGCTGCCGCCTGCTTCGGCTGCGCAGAGACCTGGATCGGCGGCGCCGGCCAGGTGACTTCGCCGCTGCGCACCACGGTCACGCCGCGGATCACCGTGTCGTCGAAGTCGATATCGATGTCGCCATTCTTCTCTTTCGACAGCAGCTTCAGCAGGTTGACCAGGTTGGTGCCGTAAAGCTGGGAAGACTGGGTCGGCAGGCGGCTTGGCAGATCGGTATAACCGATGATCTTCACGCCGTTGTCGGTAACGGTGACGCGATCGGCCACGGTCAGTTCACAGTTGCCGCCGGTTTGCGCCGCCAGATCGACGATCACGCTGCCCGGCTTCATCGCCGCCACCATCTCTTTGGTGATCAACTTCGGCGCCGGTTTGCCCGGTATCAGCGCGGTAGTGACAATAATGTCCACCTCGGCCGCCTGGGCGGCAAAC is drawn from Serratia entomophila and contains these coding sequences:
- a CDS encoding MFS transporter, with product MQQTHKHWFGLPMNLLWGYIAIAVFMSGDGFEMAFLSKHITDMGFSPTQSALVFTLYGLAAALAAWSSGVVAEIITPQKAMRIGFILWVVMHALFMLFGLGMKNYPLMLLFYGVRGLAYPLFIYSFVMLVVQNVPKHQLSSAMGWFWAMYSIGIGCVGSYLPSFTIPLIGETGTLWFAIVWVLTGGLMALALLRNVGVAGGKADLTTKEKLKELSRAVTILFTNRNIFLSCLIRIINTLSLFGFAVIMPMLFVGRLGFSMSEWLQIWAVFFFVTIFTNVMWGILGEKIGWMRQVRWFGCIGCALSSLAFYYLPLYFGHNFWAALIPAVMLGITVAAFVPMTAVFPVLEPNHKGAAVSIYNLSAGLSNFVAPAIASLVLPFFDIVGVVWVYTALYLVAAVLTLLVKVEQPGHGRLSQPGPAANALLRDAGH
- a CDS encoding glycine zipper family protein is translated as MKPFLAFPPLALAALLSGCVSPPSGPDVTALPGTGKSYEQFNRDEAQCRSYAQGSIGGGAQTAANNAAGTAAAGTLVGAAAGALMGAASGHAGPGALVGAGGGLLVGSALANNSSSRSSEDLQDSYDRVYTQCMYAKGNKVPVAYGDDAPQGSPVPPDYYPQAAGSGVPPDYYPGQ
- the pntB gene encoding Re/Si-specific NAD(P)(+) transhydrogenase subunit beta, with translation MSGGLVTAAYIVAAILFIFSLAGLSRHETSKQGNLFGVAGMAIALIATILGPDSGNVGWIIIAMIIGGSIGVYLAKKVEMTEMPELVAVLHSFVGLAAVLVGFNSYLDHGAPMEPVMENIHLTEVFLGIFIGAVTFTGSIVAFGKLRGIISSKPLTLPNRHKLNLAALVVSFLLLVAFVRADSLGWQVVALLLMTAIALAFGWHLVASIGGADMPVVVSMLNSYSGWAAAAAGFMLSNDLLIVTGALVGSSGAILSYIMCKAMNRSFISVIAGGFGTDGSSTGNAEEMGEYRETTAEEVAEQLKNSTSVIITPGYGMAVAQAQYPVAEITEKLRARGIKVRFGIHPVAGRLPGHMNVLLAEAKVPYDVVLEMDEINDDFADTDTVLVIGANDTVNPAALEDPRSPIAGMPVLEVWKAQNVIAFKRSMNTGYAGVQNPLFFKENTQMLFGDAKESVEAILRALQQ
- the pntA gene encoding Re/Si-specific NAD(P)(+) transhydrogenase subunit alpha, whose amino-acid sequence is MRIGVPRERLANEARVAATPKTVEQLLKLGFTVAIESGAGKLASFDDAAYEAAGATIADAAEVWQSDLILKVNAPQDDEIGLMREGSTLVSFIWPAQNPELMQKLAARNVTALAMDSVPRISRAQSMDALSSMANIAGYRAIVEAAHEFGRFFTGQITAAGKVPPAKVMIIGAGVAGLAAIGAAGSLGAIVRAFDTRPEVKEQVQSMGAEFLELDFEEEAGSGDGYAKVMSEAFIKAEMALFAAQAAEVDIIVTTALIPGKPAPKLITKEMVAAMKPGSVIVDLAAQTGGNCELTVADRVTVTDNGVKIIGYTDLPSRLPTQSSQLYGTNLVNLLKLLSKEKNGDIDIDFDDTVIRGVTVVRSGEVTWPAPPIQVSAQPKQAAAAAPVAKPAAKPVSPWLKYGPIALAIILFGWLADAAPKEFLSHFTVFALACVVGYYVVWNVSHALHTPLMSVTNAISGIIVVGALLQIGHGGWVSFLSFIAVLIASINIFGGFTVTQRMLKMFRKN
- a CDS encoding FNR family transcription factor, which encodes MIPEKRVIRRIQSGGCAIHCQDCSISQLCIPFTLNAHELDQLDNIIERKKPIQKGQTLFKAGDELKSLYAIRSGTIKSYTITEQGDEQITGFHLAGDLVGFDAIGGLKHPSFAQALETAMVCEIPFETLDDLSGKMPNLRQQIMRLMSGEIKGDQDMILLLSKKNAEERLAAFVYNLSRRFAERGFSPREFRLTMTRGDIGNYLGLTVETISRLLGRFQKSEILSVKGKYITIENADALSVLAGTPRINVTVNA
- the uspE gene encoding universal stress protein UspE, with protein sequence MAKYQNLLVAIDPNQDDQPALRRAVYLVKRNGGRIKAFLPIYDFSYEMTTLLSPDERTAMRQGVISQRAAWINEQCRFYLDEGVPIEIKVVWHNRPFEAIIQEVLSSQHDLLLKMAHQHDRLESVIFTPTDWHLLRKCPCPVWMVKDQPWPEGGKALVAVNLASEEPYHDPLNIKLVQETVELAENVNQTEVHLVGAYPVTPINIAIELPDFDPSVYNDAIRGQHLIAMKALRQKFCIKEEFTHVEKGLPEEVIPDLAEHLQAGVVVLGTLGRTGISAAFIGNTAEHVIDHLKCDLLVIKPENFNCPIEADEDDEHDDED